One genomic region from Halococcus qingdaonensis encodes:
- a CDS encoding DUF7282 domain-containing protein — MRSTLAAICLVLFCILGTAVAPAAAQSQPVQPQQGDGVRTPNATMVFTDQTTNGTTVQLNSVNLSQGGFVAIHDANLTDANDTVGSVIGVSEKLGAGPHQDVRVRLYGVDGREFNQSRLRTNGSLTAMAHFDSNGNDRFDFVRSNGSVDGPYVAGTGTITESAVVSVEREETTPDSALDIGLVPIVAAGLVVVLLIVLAAVVVRRRR, encoded by the coding sequence ATGCGATCGACACTCGCCGCCATCTGTCTCGTTCTGTTCTGTATCCTGGGAACGGCCGTCGCCCCGGCAGCGGCCCAATCCCAGCCGGTCCAGCCACAGCAGGGTGACGGCGTCCGGACACCGAACGCGACGATGGTCTTCACCGACCAGACCACGAACGGGACGACCGTTCAACTCAACTCCGTCAACCTCTCGCAGGGCGGATTCGTGGCGATCCACGACGCGAACCTCACGGACGCGAACGACACCGTCGGCAGCGTCATCGGTGTCTCCGAGAAACTCGGTGCCGGCCCCCACCAAGACGTACGGGTGCGGCTCTACGGGGTCGACGGGCGCGAGTTCAACCAGTCGCGACTGCGGACGAACGGTTCGCTGACCGCGATGGCACACTTCGACTCGAACGGGAACGACCGTTTCGACTTCGTCCGATCGAACGGGAGCGTCGACGGGCCGTACGTCGCGGGGACGGGGACGATCACCGAGAGCGCCGTCGTCTCGGTCGAACGCGAGGAGACGACCCCCGACAGCGCGCTCGATATCGGTCTCGTTCCGATCGTCGCCGCCGGGCTCGTGGTGGTCCTGCTGATCGTGCTCGCGGCGGTCGTGGTCCGGCGTCGGCGGTAA
- a CDS encoding CNNM domain-containing protein produces MVDLATVLQLTVGLALLFSNAFFVVTEFAMTRVRQFPEAEFRGQRGLERAWEMTEQLEIYLSGCQLGITISSVGLGVVAEPALASLLDPAIRATGLAGLLGGGSDGHAALSVLLALVLVNLLHVIIGEQAPTYFGIERTKLAARYGAPVLYWWTTTLGPIIRFADWVAKGLLSLVGVTITRSWADEEIEEDESPPASRSELRNRMGSVLHQGSLTAEREREVINALAIGETSVAEVMVERSGIVALSTAEPVDTNLELMAKRQHTRFPLVDTDLEAFVGVVYTPAVLSNVDALRNGERDLESLATSPLTVPSGIPVSDLIDRFQEENQELALVTDTDDERVVGLVTATDAFEAIAGDIEDPLD; encoded by the coding sequence ATGGTCGATCTCGCGACGGTTCTCCAACTCACCGTCGGTCTCGCGCTGTTGTTCTCGAACGCCTTCTTCGTCGTCACCGAGTTCGCCATGACCCGCGTCCGCCAGTTCCCCGAGGCGGAGTTTCGGGGGCAGCGCGGCCTCGAACGCGCCTGGGAGATGACCGAACAGCTCGAGATCTACCTGTCGGGCTGTCAGCTCGGGATCACGATTTCGAGCGTCGGGCTGGGCGTCGTCGCCGAGCCGGCGCTCGCCTCGCTGCTCGATCCGGCGATACGGGCGACCGGGCTCGCGGGGCTGCTCGGCGGCGGCTCGGACGGTCACGCCGCCCTGTCGGTGCTGCTCGCACTCGTTCTCGTCAACCTCCTTCACGTCATCATCGGCGAGCAGGCACCCACTTACTTCGGGATCGAGCGGACGAAACTCGCCGCGCGCTACGGCGCGCCGGTGCTCTACTGGTGGACGACGACGCTCGGGCCGATCATCCGGTTCGCCGACTGGGTTGCGAAGGGGCTCCTCTCGCTGGTCGGCGTGACGATCACCCGGTCGTGGGCCGACGAAGAGATCGAAGAGGACGAGTCGCCGCCGGCCTCGCGGAGCGAACTCCGGAATCGGATGGGGTCGGTGTTGCATCAGGGATCGCTCACCGCGGAGCGCGAACGGGAGGTGATCAACGCGCTCGCGATCGGCGAGACGTCCGTCGCGGAGGTAATGGTCGAGCGCAGCGGCATCGTCGCGCTCTCGACGGCCGAACCGGTCGACACGAACCTGGAGCTCATGGCCAAGCGCCAGCACACCCGATTCCCGCTCGTGGACACCGATCTGGAGGCGTTCGTCGGCGTCGTCTACACGCCAGCGGTGCTCTCGAACGTCGACGCCCTCCGAAACGGCGAACGAGATCTCGAATCGCTCGCCACCAGTCCGCTGACCGTTCCGTCCGGCATCCCCGTCAGCGATCTCATCGATCGCTTTCAAGAGGAGAACCAGGAGCTCGCACTCGTCACCGACACGGACGACGAACGGGTGGTCGGTCTCGTGACCGCGACCGACGCCTTCGAGGCCATCGCCGGCGACATCGAGGATCCACTCGACTGA
- a CDS encoding YbaK/EbsC family protein, with protein sequence MHRRAAAFAERAEQEYGVAVDVHEFPDGTRTASAAAAAIDCDVAQIASSLVFVTPEPVVVVTSGANRVSEDKLATVRDVDEHTVAMADADTVRETVGWSIGGVPPFCHDTSLPVYLDETLQAFDTVWAAAGTPEAVFPIAPERLRELADARPIDVAE encoded by the coding sequence ATGCACCGACGGGCAGCAGCCTTCGCCGAGCGAGCCGAGCAGGAGTACGGCGTCGCGGTCGACGTCCACGAGTTTCCCGACGGGACCAGGACGGCGAGCGCCGCGGCCGCGGCCATCGACTGTGATGTCGCCCAGATCGCGAGCTCGCTCGTGTTCGTGACTCCCGAGCCGGTCGTCGTGGTCACGAGCGGTGCCAACCGTGTGAGCGAGGACAAACTCGCCACCGTTCGCGACGTCGACGAACACACGGTCGCGATGGCCGACGCCGACACGGTGCGCGAGACCGTCGGCTGGTCGATCGGCGGCGTCCCGCCGTTCTGTCACGACACGTCCCTGCCGGTCTATCTCGACGAAACGCTCCAGGCGTTCGACACCGTCTGGGCCGCCGCGGGCACGCCCGAGGCCGTCTTCCCGATCGCGCCCGAGCGCCTCCGCGAACTCGCCGACGCACGCCCCATCGACGTGGCCGAGTAG
- a CDS encoding DUF7331 family protein: protein MSTSPQESPSDTSASVPAREERLVAFEREDGAVVIYDEREHTAWLQSSGAVPIADAR, encoded by the coding sequence ATGAGCACGTCCCCACAGGAGTCGCCCTCCGACACCTCGGCGAGCGTACCGGCACGCGAAGAACGCCTCGTCGCCTTCGAGCGCGAGGACGGCGCAGTCGTCATCTACGACGAGCGCGAGCACACGGCGTGGCTCCAGTCGAGCGGTGCGGTTCCGATCGCCGACGCACGGTAG
- a CDS encoding DUF7547 family protein, whose amino-acid sequence MSDAPRDPELERLAEDLSSTLAELRDELETRGPPREPPRGPLGLPRPPTPGELLDLADEFAIPALIAFLEANVRALEAFQAALRLARAGEEVSERGRETRRQGERLGRDALDRLDDVLDDLQGALDGRPQNPTARTLADEARALRDEIDDRLAEGDRRVNRSTRDRRSISARDERDESDDDVAIDVDAELDSIRDAVENDEGDAE is encoded by the coding sequence ATGAGCGACGCGCCACGCGACCCTGAACTCGAACGCCTCGCCGAGGACCTCTCGTCGACGCTCGCCGAGCTCCGTGACGAACTCGAAACGCGCGGGCCGCCACGAGAACCGCCCCGCGGACCACTGGGACTGCCTCGCCCACCGACGCCGGGCGAACTGCTCGATCTCGCCGACGAGTTCGCGATCCCCGCACTCATCGCGTTCCTCGAAGCGAACGTCCGGGCGCTCGAAGCGTTCCAGGCCGCCCTCCGACTGGCACGCGCCGGCGAGGAGGTCAGCGAGCGCGGGCGCGAGACGCGACGGCAGGGCGAGCGTCTCGGTCGCGACGCGCTCGACCGTCTCGACGACGTGCTCGACGATCTCCAGGGCGCACTCGACGGGCGACCACAGAACCCGACCGCGCGCACGCTCGCCGATGAGGCCCGCGCGCTCCGCGACGAGATCGACGATCGCCTCGCCGAGGGTGATCGTCGTGTGAACCGCTCGACCCGCGACCGACGGTCGATCTCCGCCCGCGACGAACGCGACGAATCGGATGACGACGTCGCCATCGACGTCGACGCCGAGCTCGACTCGATCCGCGATGCGGTCGAGAACGACGAGGGGGACGCGGAGTAA
- a CDS encoding HTH domain-containing protein, with translation MEGARSLPEGNVQLELFVRSSVPAVARDSQSGVRERLRRLDADGEVAGATVRTWEKRVPIDTGCSERETHHTHASFDDWARRHGVSLAPFFDTRECHSSITGESHTALVLPVMSLAVYEGDRLSAVFPHADEDRSYTVSEALDALEGDETTAEPEESEESEESEESTREELPVGAP, from the coding sequence ATGGAGGGGGCACGATCGCTGCCGGAGGGGAACGTACAGCTCGAACTGTTCGTGCGATCGTCGGTGCCGGCGGTCGCGCGCGATTCGCAGTCGGGGGTCCGCGAGCGGCTCCGACGGCTCGACGCCGACGGGGAGGTCGCTGGCGCGACGGTCCGAACGTGGGAGAAGCGGGTGCCGATCGACACCGGCTGCTCCGAACGCGAGACACACCACACGCACGCGTCGTTCGACGACTGGGCACGCAGACACGGCGTCAGCCTCGCCCCGTTTTTCGACACGCGCGAGTGTCACTCGTCGATCACCGGCGAGTCACACACCGCGCTCGTCCTGCCGGTGATGAGCCTCGCCGTCTACGAAGGTGACCGACTCAGCGCCGTCTTCCCGCACGCCGACGAGGACCGCTCGTACACCGTCAGTGAGGCGCTCGATGCGCTCGAAGGTGACGAAACGACGGCGGAACCGGAGGAATCGGAAGAATCCGAAGAGTCCGAAGAATCGACGCGCGAGGAACTACCGGTCGGCGCGCCCTAA
- a CDS encoding OB-fold domain-containing protein — protein MSPESDFAAGEPSMEAARYADGSITYPPHPLGPGGAERTGTVDLSDHTATVVTWTTSTATPPGVREPNHLAIVEFEIEDGSVRALGQLTTDDIEIGDDVKPVYIEELRDPEAGIREPASQQWDGYRFEPAD, from the coding sequence ATGAGCCCTGAGAGCGATTTCGCCGCTGGCGAGCCATCGATGGAGGCGGCCCGCTACGCGGACGGCTCGATCACCTACCCGCCACACCCGCTCGGTCCCGGTGGCGCGGAACGAACCGGCACGGTGGATCTGAGCGATCACACTGCGACGGTCGTCACGTGGACGACGAGCACCGCCACGCCGCCCGGAGTGCGGGAGCCGAACCACCTCGCGATCGTCGAATTCGAGATCGAGGACGGGTCCGTCCGCGCGCTCGGCCAGCTCACGACGGACGATATCGAAATCGGTGACGACGTGAAACCAGTCTATATCGAGGAACTGCGAGATCCCGAGGCCGGTATCCGCGAACCCGCGAGTCAACAGTGGGATGGCTATCGGTTCGAACCCGCCGATTAG
- a CDS encoding thiolase C-terminal domain-containing protein: MSTNVAVIGASMTQFGQREAWIQGLLAEAGAVCLDDAGVAPDAVEHLYVSNMASGEFEGQTGVPNALAHDLDCLPAYTQRVDQTSSSGGAGMYAAWQSVASGASEMTLLVGGEKMTHRSTGEATDVIASLTHPVEYKHGVTLPSFAGLTARRYLDRYDAPRESLGKVAVKNHRNGVDNPHAQFQKEVDLETVLESPIVADPLRLYDFCPITDGSAALMFCPESVAKEYTDEYALVSGVGGATDTHVVHERAEPTVMGGVVESGKEAYEMSGYGPEDIDVAELHDMFTILEFLQMEGLEFAEQGAAWETVEDGKTERDGELPINTSGGLKSKGHPLGASGVAQGYEIYKQVLGEAGPRQVDADVGLACNVGGFGNCVITTILEAGA; encoded by the coding sequence ATGAGCACGAACGTGGCCGTCATCGGCGCATCGATGACCCAGTTCGGACAGCGCGAAGCGTGGATTCAAGGGTTGCTCGCCGAAGCGGGCGCGGTCTGTCTCGACGACGCCGGCGTCGCGCCCGACGCCGTCGAGCATCTCTACGTCTCGAACATGGCCAGCGGCGAGTTCGAGGGCCAGACCGGTGTCCCGAACGCGCTCGCCCACGATCTCGACTGCCTGCCGGCCTACACACAGCGCGTCGATCAGACTTCTTCGAGCGGGGGCGCAGGTATGTACGCCGCTTGGCAGTCGGTCGCCTCGGGCGCGAGCGAGATGACCCTCTTGGTGGGTGGTGAGAAGATGACGCATCGCTCGACGGGCGAGGCCACCGACGTGATCGCCTCGCTGACCCATCCCGTCGAGTACAAACACGGCGTGACGCTGCCGAGTTTCGCGGGGCTGACGGCGCGGCGCTATCTCGATCGCTACGACGCGCCGCGCGAGAGTCTCGGGAAGGTCGCCGTCAAAAACCACAGGAACGGCGTCGACAACCCGCACGCCCAGTTTCAGAAGGAAGTCGATCTCGAAACAGTGTTAGAGAGCCCGATCGTTGCCGACCCGCTCAGACTGTACGATTTCTGTCCGATCACCGACGGGAGCGCGGCGCTGATGTTCTGTCCGGAGTCGGTCGCGAAAGAATACACCGACGAGTACGCCCTCGTGAGCGGCGTTGGCGGCGCGACCGACACTCACGTGGTCCACGAGCGCGCGGAACCGACGGTGATGGGCGGCGTGGTCGAGTCGGGGAAAGAGGCCTACGAGATGAGTGGCTACGGCCCCGAGGACATCGACGTGGCCGAACTCCACGACATGTTCACGATCCTCGAATTCCTCCAGATGGAGGGGCTGGAGTTCGCCGAGCAGGGCGCTGCTTGGGAGACGGTCGAGGACGGCAAAACCGAGCGTGACGGTGAACTACCGATCAACACCTCTGGTGGGCTGAAATCGAAGGGGCATCCCCTCGGCGCGAGCGGCGTCGCGCAGGGCTACGAGATCTACAAGCAGGTGCTCGGTGAGGCGGGTCCGCGACAGGTCGACGCCGACGTCGGGCTTGCGTGTAACGTGGGTGGCTTTGGCAACTGTGTCATCACCACCATCCTGGAGGCGGGCGCATGA
- a CDS encoding acyl-CoA carboxylase subunit beta, which produces MAAEDDANAGESDALDESAIEELRRRRTEAALGGGQARIDAQHDRGKLTARERIDYLLDEDSFEEFDRFVEHQSTNFGMAEKKYAGDGVVTGYGEVDSRTVFVFAHDFTVLGGSVGEAVADKICKVMDKAIENGVPIIGLNDSGGARIQEGIASLTGFAKIFQRNTKASGLVPQISAIMGPCAGGATYSPALTDFTFMVEDTAQMMITGPDVIETVTGEQITMEELGGASAHANESGVAHRTAPSEEEVLDDIRRLLSYLPQNNVEDPPRVDSWDDPDRRCEVGDIVPDAPRKPYDVTNVIGNIVDDGSFFETHGGFARTLVTGLARMDGRPVGIVANQPSVNAGTLNIESSQKGARFVRFCDSFNIPVLTFVDVPGFMPGTDQEHNGIIRHGAKLIYAYAEATVPLSTVILRKAYGGAYIVMGSKLLGADTNYAWPGAETAVMGPRGAVDVLYRDELADADDPEATRQALMDEYREEFANPYSAAERGYVDDVIEPNETRRRLIRDLDVLDRKRTDGPPKDHGNVQL; this is translated from the coding sequence GTGGCGGCCGAAGACGACGCCAACGCCGGCGAGAGCGACGCACTGGACGAATCGGCGATCGAGGAACTGCGGCGACGCCGCACCGAGGCGGCGCTGGGCGGGGGACAGGCCCGCATCGACGCCCAACACGACCGCGGGAAACTGACCGCCCGCGAACGCATCGACTACCTCCTCGACGAGGACAGTTTCGAGGAGTTCGACCGGTTCGTCGAACACCAGTCGACGAACTTCGGCATGGCCGAGAAGAAGTACGCCGGCGACGGCGTCGTCACGGGCTACGGCGAGGTCGACAGCCGGACGGTGTTCGTCTTCGCCCACGACTTCACCGTTCTCGGGGGATCGGTCGGCGAAGCGGTCGCCGACAAGATCTGTAAGGTGATGGACAAGGCGATCGAGAATGGCGTGCCCATCATCGGGCTGAACGATTCCGGTGGCGCACGCATCCAGGAGGGAATCGCCTCGCTCACGGGGTTCGCGAAGATCTTCCAACGAAACACGAAGGCAAGCGGGCTCGTCCCGCAGATCTCGGCGATCATGGGGCCGTGTGCCGGCGGGGCGACCTACTCGCCGGCGCTGACGGATTTCACGTTCATGGTCGAAGACACCGCTCAGATGATGATCACGGGGCCGGACGTGATCGAGACGGTCACCGGCGAGCAGATCACGATGGAGGAACTCGGAGGGGCGAGCGCCCACGCCAACGAGAGCGGCGTCGCCCACCGGACCGCTCCGAGCGAGGAGGAGGTGCTCGACGACATCAGGCGGCTACTCTCGTATCTCCCGCAGAACAACGTCGAGGATCCGCCGCGTGTCGACTCGTGGGACGATCCCGACCGGCGCTGCGAGGTCGGTGATATCGTGCCCGACGCGCCGCGCAAACCCTACGACGTGACGAACGTGATCGGGAACATCGTCGACGACGGCTCCTTCTTCGAGACGCACGGCGGGTTCGCACGCACGCTCGTGACCGGGCTCGCGCGCATGGACGGCCGACCAGTTGGAATCGTCGCCAACCAGCCCTCGGTCAACGCCGGCACGCTCAACATCGAATCGAGCCAGAAGGGCGCGCGGTTCGTCCGCTTCTGTGATTCGTTCAATATACCAGTGTTGACCTTCGTCGACGTGCCCGGGTTCATGCCCGGCACCGATCAGGAGCACAACGGGATCATCCGTCACGGCGCGAAACTCATCTACGCCTACGCCGAGGCGACGGTCCCGCTCTCGACGGTGATTCTCCGGAAAGCGTATGGAGGGGCCTACATCGTGATGGGCTCGAAACTCCTGGGCGCGGACACGAACTACGCGTGGCCCGGCGCTGAAACCGCCGTGATGGGCCCGCGCGGGGCGGTGGACGTCCTTTATCGGGACGAACTCGCCGACGCGGACGATCCCGAGGCGACCCGCCAGGCGCTGATGGACGAGTACCGCGAGGAGTTCGCCAACCCCTACTCGGCGGCCGAGCGCGGCTACGTCGACGACGTCATCGAGCCGAACGAGACCCGCCGACGGCTCATCCGCGATCTCGACGTTCTCGATCGCAAGCGAACTGACGGGCCGCCGAAGGACCACGGCAACGTCCAACTCTGA
- a CDS encoding alpha-1 4-glucan-protein synthase — protein sequence MTADICVIVPTIREFECVRAYAENARKHGFDTDRLHVVLVTEDFCDTEAMATMLDELDLAGEVFDGAAREEWYDEQSVTEFAHLVPAASHAQTSFGLLYCWANGFDYGVFIDDDTRPHMDEDFFGTHLANLNGEHEVERVRSDEQWVNVLYENADEHGLYPRGYPYSAMDEEIETDRTRVTNVVASQGLWTNVPDLDAARILADGDLQGQAKTRLSADDFGEPFVAAEGQYLTVCSMNLAFRREVIPAFYQLPMDDNPWDVGRFDDIWSGVFLKRACDVLGTEILTGGPLCKHNKAERSTFDDLRSELPALDANERLWRAVDDAAADADSYADAFAAMADALVERDWSDCENGEFLPYVGEYMHDWLACLDALDPGSIAVPAAASADD from the coding sequence ATGACGGCCGACATCTGTGTGATCGTTCCGACGATACGCGAGTTCGAGTGCGTACGAGCCTACGCCGAAAACGCCCGCAAGCACGGCTTCGATACCGACCGCCTCCACGTCGTGCTCGTGACCGAGGATTTCTGTGACACCGAGGCGATGGCGACGATGCTCGACGAACTCGATCTCGCCGGCGAGGTCTTCGACGGCGCTGCCCGCGAGGAGTGGTACGACGAACAGTCCGTCACGGAGTTTGCCCATCTCGTCCCCGCTGCGAGCCACGCCCAGACGAGCTTCGGGCTGCTCTACTGCTGGGCGAACGGGTTTGACTACGGCGTCTTCATCGACGACGACACCCGCCCGCACATGGACGAGGACTTCTTCGGGACGCATCTCGCGAACTTGAACGGCGAACACGAGGTCGAGCGCGTCCGCTCGGACGAGCAGTGGGTGAACGTCCTCTACGAGAACGCCGACGAGCACGGTCTCTACCCGCGTGGCTACCCCTACTCAGCGATGGACGAGGAGATCGAGACCGATCGTACGCGCGTGACGAACGTCGTCGCCTCGCAGGGGCTCTGGACGAACGTGCCCGACCTCGACGCCGCCCGCATCCTCGCCGATGGCGATCTGCAGGGACAGGCCAAGACGCGGCTCTCGGCCGACGACTTCGGCGAGCCGTTCGTCGCCGCGGAGGGCCAGTATCTCACGGTCTGCTCGATGAATCTCGCCTTCCGGCGCGAGGTGATCCCCGCGTTCTACCAGCTCCCGATGGACGACAACCCCTGGGACGTCGGCCGGTTCGACGACATCTGGAGCGGCGTCTTCCTCAAGCGCGCCTGCGACGTGCTCGGTACGGAGATCCTCACCGGCGGGCCGCTCTGTAAGCACAACAAGGCCGAGCGCTCGACGTTCGACGATCTCCGCTCGGAGCTGCCCGCGCTCGACGCCAACGAACGCCTCTGGCGGGCCGTCGACGACGCGGCCGCGGACGCCGATTCGTACGCCGACGCCTTCGCCGCGATGGCCGACGCGCTCGTCGAACGCGACTGGAGCGACTGCGAGAACGGCGAGTTCCTCCCGTACGTCGGCGAGTACATGCACGACTGGTTGGCCTGTCTCGACGCGCTCGATCCGGGCTCGATCGCCGTGCCGGCCGCCGCCAGCGCCGACGACTGA
- a CDS encoding cupredoxin domain-containing protein: protein MASLAAAAGLAGCTGGAQSGNDSANGSGGANGSGNGSGGNGSNASGTPGASDDRKVRVVLNEWQVKPDAKSVPSGQVTFNAVNKGHEVHELVVRERSDDGAYEELDEVDDIGKGTSKKLQMKLEPGTYELACLIVEEENGETEDHYKLGMHETIEVTN, encoded by the coding sequence ATGGCAAGCCTCGCCGCAGCGGCCGGACTCGCCGGCTGTACCGGTGGTGCACAATCAGGGAACGACAGCGCCAACGGCAGCGGCGGCGCGAATGGGAGCGGCAACGGCAGCGGTGGTAACGGTAGCAACGCCAGCGGGACCCCGGGAGCCTCCGACGACCGGAAGGTGCGCGTCGTGCTCAACGAGTGGCAGGTGAAACCCGACGCGAAGTCGGTGCCATCGGGCCAGGTGACGTTCAACGCCGTCAACAAGGGCCACGAGGTCCACGAACTGGTCGTCAGAGAGCGCAGCGACGACGGTGCCTACGAGGAGCTCGACGAGGTCGACGACATCGGCAAGGGCACGAGCAAGAAGCTGCAGATGAAGCTCGAGCCCGGCACGTACGAGCTCGCCTGCCTCATCGTCGAGGAAGAGAACGGCGAGACCGAGGATCACTACAAACTCGGCATGCACGAGACGATCGAGGTCACGAACTAA
- a CDS encoding extracellular solute-binding protein: MTRRAGDDPTANGSDDHGDSGLGRRRFLRTSAVVAGGALVAGCSSGDSGANASGANGSNASSNASSGANGTVSNTSGNASANGSVGIKSFRGSGPLVESRPPLKGPRIDDLPDLSGTLSVYLGGGEGGLYTQFLDLLQKMYPKFDVKLRTASSSQLANTLITEVESGSPKADVFWAVDLGALGVVANNDATVKLPKKVVKPVPKSFHPNNKWVGVAGRARSVPYNTNELSANQIPNKVQKFTDTKQLQGSMGWAPTYGAFQSFITAMRLLRGKEQTKQWLKGMQGQNVSEYPDEFLVSNAVADGELAAGFANHYYSLRVRAARPNAPIELAFTKGDAGALINAAGVEVIKGTKRRQLAMDFIKHLLTAEAQEFFATRTFAYPMIPGVPPVGGLPTIDELNPPELDLAKLSNLEPTLKLMRETGVL; encoded by the coding sequence ATGACGCGACGCGCTGGTGACGATCCAACGGCGAACGGCTCCGACGATCACGGTGATTCCGGGTTGGGACGGCGACGATTCCTCCGCACGTCGGCCGTCGTGGCCGGCGGCGCGCTGGTCGCCGGCTGTTCGTCGGGCGACAGTGGTGCCAACGCGAGCGGTGCGAACGGCTCCAACGCGTCGAGCAACGCCAGCAGCGGGGCGAACGGTACCGTCAGCAACACCTCCGGCAACGCGAGCGCGAACGGCTCGGTCGGCATCAAATCGTTCCGAGGGTCGGGCCCGCTCGTCGAGAGCCGCCCACCGCTGAAGGGACCCCGCATCGACGATCTCCCCGATCTCTCGGGCACGCTCAGTGTCTATCTCGGCGGCGGCGAGGGCGGACTCTACACCCAGTTCCTCGATCTGCTGCAGAAGATGTATCCGAAGTTCGACGTGAAGCTCCGGACGGCCTCCTCCTCACAGCTCGCGAACACGCTCATCACCGAGGTGGAGAGCGGCTCGCCGAAGGCCGACGTGTTCTGGGCGGTCGACCTCGGCGCACTCGGCGTCGTCGCCAACAACGACGCGACGGTGAAACTCCCGAAGAAGGTCGTCAAGCCCGTCCCCAAGTCGTTCCATCCGAACAACAAGTGGGTCGGCGTCGCCGGACGCGCGCGGAGCGTTCCCTACAACACGAACGAGCTCTCGGCGAACCAGATCCCGAACAAGGTCCAGAAGTTCACCGATACGAAGCAGCTACAGGGATCGATGGGCTGGGCACCGACCTACGGGGCCTTCCAGTCGTTCATCACGGCGATGCGGCTGCTCCGCGGCAAGGAGCAGACCAAGCAGTGGCTGAAGGGGATGCAGGGACAGAACGTCTCCGAATATCCCGACGAGTTCCTCGTCTCGAACGCCGTCGCCGACGGCGAGCTCGCGGCCGGCTTCGCCAACCACTACTACTCGCTGCGCGTGCGGGCCGCCCGCCCGAACGCGCCGATCGAGCTCGCGTTCACGAAGGGCGACGCGGGCGCACTCATCAACGCCGCCGGTGTCGAGGTGATCAAAGGGACCAAGCGCCGCCAGCTCGCCATGGACTTCATCAAACACCTCCTGACCGCCGAGGCCCAGGAGTTCTTCGCCACGCGGACGTTCGCCTACCCGATGATCCCGGGTGTCCCGCCCGTCGGCGGACTGCCGACGATCGACGAGCTCAACCCGCCGGAGCTGGATCTCGCGAAACTCTCGAACCTCGAACCCACCCTGAAACTCATGCGCGAGACCGGAGTGCTCTGA